In the Lates calcarifer isolate ASB-BC8 linkage group LG24, TLL_Latcal_v3, whole genome shotgun sequence genome, one interval contains:
- the enkur gene encoding enkurin: MSEVVYPPESVYNLIPKEEVRTEKPPRYMSKFRQTVVLEKKLTKDAMRTMGPAKVEVPSPDKYLKKHAKEPKLPEKTERSKEVRNTSTMRKPPVPARTDNPPMGIHTKRDFIKTAAVVPMKPEPTCVDTNKGHKQRLENSGLVPKYIKKKDYGEVPEYILQRSEEERRAQEEYDNFVREQREQGAMKHLSDEERQAVLEALKKNWDKLHHEYQGLSLVIDTLSKKAHKEQLEAEMKKLENDINLFERFKTIYIPNI; this comes from the exons ATGTCTGAAGTTGTTTATCCACCAGAAAGTGTCTACAACCTCATACCAAAGGAAGAGGTTCGCACTGAAAAACCGCCGAG GTATATGTCTAAGTTTAGACAGACGGTTGTTCTTGAGAAAAAGTTAACCAAGGACGCAATGAGAACAATGGGACCAGCAAAAGTAGAGGTGCCGTCCCCAGACAAATACCTCAAGAAGCATGCGAAAGAGCCCAAACTGCCTGAAA aaacTGAGCGCTCGAAAGAGGTTCGTAACACCTCCACCATGAGGAAACCACCTGTTCCTGCAAGGACAGATAATCCACCTATGGGCATTCACACCAAGAGAGACTTTATAAAGACAGCTGCAGTAGTGCCGATGAAGCCAGAGCCGACCTGTGTGGACACCAACAAGGGACACAAGCAGCGCCTTGAAAATTCAGGACTTGTCCCCAAGTACATCAAGAAAAAG GATTATGGAGAAGTACCTGAGTATATTCTGCAGCGCAGTGAAGAAGAGCGAAGGGCTCAGGAGGAGTATGACAACTTTgtgagagaacagagggagCAGGGAGCCATGAAGCACCTGTCTGATGAAGAGCGACAGGCTGTCCTGGAG GCCCTGAAGAAGAACTGGGATAAGCTGCATCATGAGTACCAGGGCCTCTCACTTGTCATCGACACCCTGTCAAAAAAAGCCCACAAGGAGCAGCTTGAAGCGGAAATGAAGAAGCTGGAGAACGACATCAACCTCTTCGAGAGGTTCAAAACCATCTACATACCCAATATCTAG
- the LOC108899982 gene encoding LOW QUALITY PROTEIN: threonine synthase-like 1 (The sequence of the model RefSeq protein was modified relative to this genomic sequence to represent the inferred CDS: deleted 1 base in 1 codon), producing the protein MGLLNASQLALRTARCYLSPFSSSKSWISTRSIPLEGRNILLMGPPGAGKTTVGRIVAHRLGLPVIDVDDDVLEMTWKMPVAAKLASVGGERFLEEEGQALCNFSASGCVVSLTGSNPLHSEAMQHVRQTGLVIYLDVDSEDIIQRLTRMKVNRIVGQEAGVSMRDILKYRKQFYEKWLDVRVLCGTGDTVEEVAEKVLKAVERYQNHAAETYVSTRCANVRSSNQKTHFSDVVVEGLATDGGLYVPKNGFPRIDAREWLRLAGMSYPERALVLLEKCIHPLDVCALDLRTMAFKAYGSNFSSEAVAPVKHLNHNQYVQELFHGPTASFKDLALQLMPQLFAYCLPPMCNYLILVATSGDTGSAVLSGFSRLSGTDRHRTGMLVFFPEEGVSEIQKLQMTSYREGNARAVSVQSDFDFCQRTIKRMFGESGLTGHLAVEYGTVLSTANSINWARLLPQVVYHSSAYLDLCRDGVIKFGEPIDVCIPTGNFGNAMSAVYAKQMGIPIRKVICASNHNRIITDFITTGEYDLRGRTLMLSQSPAIDILKSSNLERFIYHVSDGDGCLVKDLFTRLDRQQHFQVPEPLLGRIQQEVLAGWCSEDDCLAAIQSVHRQTGYVMDTHTAVAKVVADRLQDGLCPVVLCSTAHYGKFAPAVFKALQIRNIPEDPVEQLRKLGSTASRPEMHRDMMTCLRESSRRRHTVCQAEYSVLVEEVENMIQDSFLKVM; encoded by the exons ATGGGTTTACTGAATGCAAGTCAGCTTGCACTCAGGACTGCCAGGTGCTACCTGAGTCCCTtttcatcatcaaaatcatGGATTTCCACCAGATCCATTCCTCTGGAGGGCAGGAACATCCTGCTCATGGGTCCACCTGGAGCAGGGAAGACCACAGTGGGGAGGATAGTGGCCCACAGACTGGGACTGCCTGTCATTGATGTGGATGATGATGTCTTGGAGATGACGTGGAAGATGCCAGTGGCTGCCAAGCTGGCATCAGTCGGCGGAGAGCGTTTCCTTGAGGAGGAGGGCCAGGCTTTGTGTAACTTCTCTGCCTCTGGCTGTGTTGTTTCCCTGACAGGCTCTAACCCTCTGCACAGTGAGGCGATGCAGCACGTCAGACAGACCGGGCTGGTCATCTATCTGGACGTGGACAGTGAGGATATCATACAGAGACTCACCAGGATGAAGGTGAACAGGATAGTGGGCCAGGAGGCAGGGGTGTCCATGAGGGACATTCTGAAGTACAGGAAGCAGTTTTATGAGAAATGGCTTGATGTGCGTGTACTGTGTGGAACAGGAGACACAGTGGAGGAAGTGGCAGAGAAGGTGTTGAAGGCTGTGGAGAGATATCAAAATCACGCTGCAGAAACCTATGTGTCAACCAGGTGTGCTAATGTGCGATCATCTAATCAGAAAACTCACTTCAGTGATGTGGTTGTAGAGGGTCTGGCCACAGATGGAGGCCTCTATGTTCCTAAAAATGGCTTCCCAAGGATTGATGCTCGCGAATGGCTGAGATTAGCTGGCATGTCATACCCAGAACGAGCATTAGTTTTACTTGAAAAGTGCATACACCCGTTGGATGTCTGTGCTTTGGATCTAAGGACAATGGCGTTCAAGGCGTATGGGTCGAACTTTTCCAGTGAGGCAGTTGCACCTGTAAAACACCTCAACCACAATCAGTATGTTCAGGAGCTCTTTCATGGCCCCACCGCCTCATTTAAAGACCTCGCCTTGCAGCTGATGCCCCAGCTCTTTGCCTACTGCCTCCCACCGATGTGCAACTACCTCATCCTGGTGGCCACATCTGGAGACACTGGGAGCGCGGTGCTCAGTGGCTTCAGCAGGCTCAGCGGGACCGACAGACACAGGACCGGCATGCTGGTGTTTTTCCCA GAGGAAGGGGTGAGTGAGATTCAGAAGCTCCAGATGACGAGCTATAGGGAGGGCAACGCCAGGGCCGTCAGCGTCCAGTCAGACTTTGACTTCTGTCAGAGAACCATCAAGAGGATGTTTGGAGAGTCTGGGCTGACAGGGCACCTCGCTGTGGAGTACGGCACAGTCCTCAGCACCGCCAACTCCATCAACTGGGCACGGCTGTTGCCACAG GTGGTCTACCATTCCTCAGCCTATCTGGACCTGTGCAGAGATGGTGTTATCAAGTTCGGGGAGCCCATTGATGTTTGCATCCCCACGGGGAACTTTGGGAACGCCATGTCAGCTGTGTACGCCAAGCAAATGGGCATCCCGATAAGAAAAGTCATCTGTGCATCCAACCACAACCGCATCATCACAGACTTTATCACCACAGGCGAGTACGATCTCCGAGGACGGACGCTGATGCTCTCCCAATCCCCAGCTATAGATATTCTGAAATCCTCCAACCTTGAGAGGTTTATCTACCACGTCTCAGACGGAGACGGCTGTCTTGTCAAGGACCTGTTCACACGCTTAGACCGGCAGCAGCATTTTCAGGTTCCTGAGCCTCTTCTTGGCAGGATACAGCAGGAAGTGCTGGCTGGCTGGTGCTCTGAAGACGACTGCTTGGCCGCCATCCAGAGCGTTCACAGACAAACGGGCTAtgtcatggacacacacaccgCCGTGGCCAAAGTCGTGGCTGATAGGCTGCAGGACGGTTTGTGCCCCGTGGTGCTTTGTTCCACTGCTCACTATGGGAAATTTGCTCCCGCTGTGTTCAAAGCTTTGCAAATCAGAAATATTCCAGAAGATCCTGTCGAGCAGCTGAGGAAGCTCGGATCGACCGCGTCCAGGCCAGAAATGCACAGAGACATGATGACGTGCCTGAGGGAAAGTAGCAGGAGGAGACACACTGTTTGTCAGGCAGAATACAGTGTGTTGGTAGAGGAGGTGGAGAACATGATACAGGATTCCTTCTTGAAAGTTATGTAG